ttggattattctgaaatatacattttgttaattggacttttctttctcatttgacaccctgttcgtgaacattgagcaagaattgaccaaactctcaaacccccaaatgaaaagttgcaattttaacgattcaattgtgcctgttacactgtgtgctttattgattggcccgtggtgcttgtgtgcaatacaacgatgcgttcccattgaaaaacgttgaaaatgcaacttttaattttggggtttgaggctttggaggcgcatatcttggtcaattcttgttcgtttttcacgaacaggttTGAAATATTTTGTAACTTGTTTCCTCAGTACATTTCAAAGTTTCTTCTAAATGTTTTAATTCCTCTGTCTTTGTTTTATAGTCGTTATTGTTTTGACTTTGCATGAAGATGTTTTACACAATGTGTTTTCTTCTACCTACCTACattaagggtctttttatcttttcagtttccgtaactctattgttcagatacgaaaacgcaagggattcagtaagtttactgtaatctgatttcattgttaactctgaagtaccaatcagcttatttcaatagagatgATTACCTGTGTCAATATTAAAAGGCTGGAGTGGAGATAAAAGATTATGGAAAACCGATGTCTGAccggtgttttaatggtctatcgccctctcgtgtttgacactgtttatcaatttaaaaattgattcacattattatcataattatgacaaaatgccaatccgaatgaaaaggtgcacctttttctgtaaaaacgtcgaaaatcacaaaaggtccgcttataagCATGTCGCACCCCAAAGCACCTGTGCAGGGCCGCAGTTTCGCTctgccctcgtatcaatgtctatctccctagtttgcttcctcctgccccccccatgatcaggctccccactccctcccggtccctactctctcctctcgatcgagttcttctctttctagtctttccgtccagccctctcctctctttcttcctcacccctcccgctctcacttgttcagtctcaagtatcccctccctccctccctcccccttccttgcgaaatttatcagtatgatccatgactgaaaataagctctgcaaaaataaacatttaatataaacccgagtcttgcatatatgcccaaccaattatcagattagcttgccatgaatagaatacattatctttgctccaatgcaaattcttttgtattgcatttcaatataaaacatgattaccaaatcaccacttgtacgcgcctcattgggagattttagacgctgtttcatcgccaatatgaaagacttttgcttataacttggcaacatggttagtatatatttcaatgcaagacaatttttacgagccacttacgtctatgcgtaagtgcatatacccaaacacaagtcaattgaagccgcacaatttaccgcgaatttaggaccgtaaaatttagactcttcttttgtctagattggcacccaaccgcacatctcaaggttttatgtaaaaaatcaatataacttaccaaaacgaaaactgaaattcacgagcttcaaattttcagtaactaacaaaaggctagaataaaagattggtcatacctgggagactaccacttcagaataacaatgacttacaaaaactattacggatacggaaacagaaactgaaaagataaaacgacggtaagatACTGTACATTGGTGTTTTACTGTAAATCTAAGATTAAGTGGTTCATACAATGAATTATGGAATAAATTGTGCAAAATTATAAATGAAAAAGAGTTGTGTTAATGCTGTCAGTCAATGAGAAGTCAATATGTGTATTCTTTTCAAAGAACTAGCTTTGTGCATTATTTATCTGTTTATTAAGTGTGAAATGACAACACTGACTAAATCAGGAATTTGACAAAGAATCTAGGTTTGCTTTCATATTTTGATCACCTGAATTTGACTTAACTTTGCTGTTGTATCTCACACTTACAGCCTTACCTGGTCACAAGAATCTTCCTTCAAAGCCATTATTATGATCAGTTGGATGTCATTTCCATTAAACAGTCACCAGTCACCACACTTCAATAATCATAAGAAACTTTGACATAAGATTAATAGGATTTTCACAAAGAGTTTTGTTTGGGTCACTGTGGTCATTTTTGTGAATTCTGCAAAATTGGGATATCGCTCCTAACTTACTCCcatttacaatttacaaaatgGCAAGTATGTACTACAAGCTATCTAGGTTTAGTATCCTGTTTGATGTGTGAATCAAATTTATCCAATTGATTGTGGCATTACAAATTCAGAGATGCAAGTGGTATGGCTTCTGAAATCATGAAACTGCTTAGaatattttcactatcatatTCTTCATAGACTTCATTATAGAATCATTTCTGAAACAATGACTCTCCttctgaaatcaggaaatttgaCATTCCTGACAATAATTGAAGAACAAGCAATGGTTTATAGTTCATTCTTCAGAAACCATTTTAGAGTGGAAGTGATGACTTCAGCCGCAGGTCGCTTGGTCTTGGCAAGTTCTTCATACGTCTTGATGTAGCATGCTTGACTCCATTATGCTTCTATTTTCTCTTCTGATGTCAATCTTTTGTTGAAGTTGTTGGTCGCTTCTTCAATTCCTGgacaaaaatattttggaaaaataatccTGATTAGGTAAGTGTCAATTCTGCCTTAAAGAAACTATTTTGTGGGGAGATTGATAGATAGAAGAGAAATATATTTATCTTCACGGTCCACAAACAAACGATCACAGTTTCATCAAATTTATGgacattttggagaaaaatgtgtCCCAAGATCATAACTGGTCAGTTTGTACATgcgttttatatttttacatctACTCTCTTGCTTTTCAGCTTTAAATATGCCGCTGACAATCTGGAGACGGAAAATGAACCTATTGATCTGAAAGCAcctaatttatttttttgaatgaaaaagaggTCTTGTTTGGTattggtttaaaatgtttttcaatttaaaaacatGATTAATTAATCATTAATCTTGCCCACTAATGGCATATTGAAAGAATGAAGTGTTACCTGCTGTATTTCTGCTGGAAATTCCTTTATATTATCTTTGGTGCATGTCATGCAAAATCTTTTGGTGTAAAATACACTGCAATTCTGAAAGAGAAGGATGTGACAGGATCAAGGTATATAGTGTTAGCATTCCATAGTGGTGTATTGATTTAAACCCGAGATCATGGCACAAAGCATTTTTACTCCATTTTAATCAGTAAAAAAATACTCTCCTTAAATTTTGATTAACATTaattacaacacaataataatttagCTTCACATGTGATAGTCATTACTTACATATATGAAACTAaagcatattaattattatggcaAAATCAAATGGAACTGGTTTCAGTGGTTTGTCTGCTTTATATAAAAAGGCAAAAACAGACATGTTCTGTGCCCATTATGCAGACAGAGCATAAAAAATCAGTAATTTAAAGATTCCACACAATTTAAAAATGTGCAAGGAAGGAATGAGGTGCATGCAGTACACCTGTAAAATTCTTGTTTGAGGCAAACAAAACCTTACATTCCCTTTAGGTGCCTGCCTAGCCTAGCCCATtccatttttgtttaaatatactctcatttttgttatttttttaattactaaCCTGGCCTACACAAACTGGTTTATCACACACAGAACAGAAGCCTCCAATTGTTAAGTGCTTACTCTCAGGACTAAAGGGATCCTTTATCACAAATGCCTTCTCCATCAAtctatacaaaaacaaaaatagtgtTAAATAAAGCATTATAGAGaaacaacacaaaagttagaTGACGTTGGGGAGAATTGGTCAAAAAGataaaatattggtcaaagttgCATGACCTTttaggttggaattttcaacatttctcaCTTTAATATGTAAAGAGAGGGGGTTACAAGCCTCTTGTGTAttcatcatcaaacttttggtttgttgaCTTTGTTCCCCGAAAAGCATCCCCGGGAATTCCAAATTATCTGATTTTCAGATTTCACTTTGCTCCctgccccctggaaaaaaaaccaCTCAGCCCCCAATGTACACTATTCATATATCACTTTAAAATCAAATCATAATATAAATTACATTTATAAGCAAATCAGCTTTGAGGGGTGGGGTGCTAGCTCCCTTCATTTGGgactttttaaagggatttttgttTTGTAGAATTTGTGGAAGTTGACAACATTCAACAAACCTAACCTTTTATAGTAattagcagggccggatttaccatagggccagatgggcccgggcccagggcccccaaaattgccctgtgcagtgtgcaatgtgcatcttccattttagcagaaaaacacaatgtttttggccaaaatagcctacaaaaattgcaacatttcgcgcgcactggcctgcaA
The Amphiura filiformis chromosome 3, Afil_fr2py, whole genome shotgun sequence DNA segment above includes these coding regions:
- the LOC140148495 gene encoding cysteine-rich DPF motif domain-containing protein 1-like; amino-acid sequence: MSDNKESSHFVCSLCDFSAPYDYFGNKPPFAKAIILMEKAFVIKDPFSPESKHLTIGGFCSVCDKPVCVGQNCSVFYTKRFCMTCTKDNIKEFPAEIQQELKKRPTTSTKD